A region from the Felis catus isolate Fca126 chromosome F1, F.catus_Fca126_mat1.0, whole genome shotgun sequence genome encodes:
- the RGS16 gene encoding regulator of G-protein signaling 16 isoform X2: MCRTLAAFPTTCLERAKEFKTRLGIFLHKSELGSDTGSVGKFEWSSKHGKEGNFSEDVLGWKESFDLLLSSKNGVAAFHAFLKTEFSEENLEFWLACEEFKKLRSATKLASRAHKIFDEFIRSEAPKEVNIDHETRELTRTNVQAATAACFDVAQGKTRTLMEKDSYPRFLKSPAYRDLAAQAAAALASPSSCGPVEPSHT; encoded by the exons ATGTGCCGGACCCTGGCCGCCTTCCCCACCACCTGCCTGGAGAG AGCCAAAGAGTTCAAGACACGGCTGGGGATCTTTCTTCACAAATCAGAGCTGGGCTCTGATACTGGCAGTGTTGGCAAGTTCGAGTGGAGTAGCAAACACGGCAAAGAGGG AAACTTCTCAGAAGATGTGCTGGGGTGGAAAGAGTCATTTGACTTGCTACTGAGCAGTAAAA ATGGAGTAGCCGCTTTCCACGCTTTCCTGAAGACGGAGTTCAGTGAGGAGAACCTGGAGTTCTGGCTGGCCTGTGAGGAGTTTAAGAAGCTCCGGTCGGCTACCAAGCTGGCCTCCCGGGCTCACAAGATCTTTGATGAATTCATCCGCAGTGAAGCCCCAAAAGAG GTGAACATAGACCACGAGACCAGGGAGCTGACCAGGACGAATGTGCAGGCCGCCACAGCCGCTTGCTTTGACGTGGCTCAGGGGAAGACCCGCACCCTGATGGAGAAGGACTCGTATCCGCGCTTCCTGAAGTCACCTGCTTACCGGGACCTGGCCGCCCAAGCCGCGGCCGCCTTGGCCTCTCCGTCCAGCTGCGGCCCGGTGGAGCCCTCACACACCTGA
- the RGS16 gene encoding regulator of G-protein signaling 16 isoform X1, translated as MCRTLAAFPTTCLERAKEFKTRLGIFLHKSELGSDTGSVGKFEWSSKHGKEGRNFSEDVLGWKESFDLLLSSKNGVAAFHAFLKTEFSEENLEFWLACEEFKKLRSATKLASRAHKIFDEFIRSEAPKEVNIDHETRELTRTNVQAATAACFDVAQGKTRTLMEKDSYPRFLKSPAYRDLAAQAAAALASPSSCGPVEPSHT; from the exons ATGTGCCGGACCCTGGCCGCCTTCCCCACCACCTGCCTGGAGAG AGCCAAAGAGTTCAAGACACGGCTGGGGATCTTTCTTCACAAATCAGAGCTGGGCTCTGATACTGGCAGTGTTGGCAAGTTCGAGTGGAGTAGCAAACACGGCAAAGAGGG cagAAACTTCTCAGAAGATGTGCTGGGGTGGAAAGAGTCATTTGACTTGCTACTGAGCAGTAAAA ATGGAGTAGCCGCTTTCCACGCTTTCCTGAAGACGGAGTTCAGTGAGGAGAACCTGGAGTTCTGGCTGGCCTGTGAGGAGTTTAAGAAGCTCCGGTCGGCTACCAAGCTGGCCTCCCGGGCTCACAAGATCTTTGATGAATTCATCCGCAGTGAAGCCCCAAAAGAG GTGAACATAGACCACGAGACCAGGGAGCTGACCAGGACGAATGTGCAGGCCGCCACAGCCGCTTGCTTTGACGTGGCTCAGGGGAAGACCCGCACCCTGATGGAGAAGGACTCGTATCCGCGCTTCCTGAAGTCACCTGCTTACCGGGACCTGGCCGCCCAAGCCGCGGCCGCCTTGGCCTCTCCGTCCAGCTGCGGCCCGGTGGAGCCCTCACACACCTGA